CCGCTCTGACTTGCCGAGCCGTTGTCCGGCTGCTTTGCTGAGTAACATCTGAATTCGGCGGAGCCTCGACCCATGAGCATTTCCCGTGGTTTGTTGCGTGGGCGCGGCAGTCTCGACAGCGGCAAGGTCGGCATGGTCGAGCTGTTTTTCGATCTGGTGTTCGTGTTTGCCGTGACTCAGCTGTCCCACACTTTGCTCGCGCACTTGTCGATGATCGGTGCGGTGCAGGTGACGCTGATGATGGTCGCGGTGTGGTGGGTGTGGATTTTCACGTCCTGGATCACCAACTGGCTCGACCCGGAAAAACTGCCGGTGCGTCTCGGGCTGTTCGGCCTGATGATCGCCGGTTTGCTGCTTTCGTCTTCGATTCCCAAGGCATTCACCGAGCGCGGCCTGATGTTCGCAGCGGCGTTCGTGTTCATGCAGGTCGGGCGCACGCTGTTCGCGATCTGGGCGGTACGCGGCGAGTCGTTGAACATGACGCGCAACTTCCAGCGCATCCTCGCGTGGCTGACGTTGTCCGGGGTGTTCTGGATCGGCGGGGCGTTGGTCGAAGGCGAGCAGCGGTTGCTTTGCTGGGCGCTGGCGCTGCTGATAGAGCTGATTTCGCCGTCGCTGTATTTCTGGGTGCCGGGGCTGGGGCGTTCGTCACTGAGCGACTGGAACGTCGAAGGCAATCACATGGCCGAGCGTTGTGCGCTGTTCGTGATCATCGCTCTGGGTGAGTCGTTGCTGGTGACCGGCGCGACCTTTGCCGAACTGACACCGGGGCGCGATGGACTGCTGGCGTTTCTGGTGGCGGTGCTGGGCAGCATCGCCATGTGGTGGGTCTACTTCGACAGCGGTGCCGAGCGCGCGCACCACCGTATCGCCCATTCCACCGACCCCGGGCGCCAGGCGCGAATCGCCTACACCTACCTGCATGTGCTGATTGTCGCCGGGGTCATCGTCAGTGCGGTGGCCGACGAACTGGTGCTGGTGCATCCGGATCACGCCAGCGACGCCGGCATCGTCGTGATCATCGCCGGGCCATGGCTGTTTTTGCTCGGCAACGCGCTGTTCAAGTGGGTCATGGCTGACCGACCGTTTCCACCCCTGTCCCATGTCTTCGGGCTGGTAGTGCTCACGCTGTTGTTGCCGCCGGCACTGAATCACTGGTTTTCGGCGTTAGCGCTGGGGGCATTGACCACGGCAGTCGTGGTGCTGGTGGCGATCTGGGAAACCCTGGCACTGCGTCGGGAGCTTCCCGTTCCTGTGTCGGAAAAAGCCGCAGGAGAGTAGGGCGTAGCTGTGTTATATGTACGGCCTTTCTGCCGACCGACTGGAGTCTTGCGATGCCACACCTGCACATGGAATACACCGCCAACCTGCCGCAACTGAACGCCGACGTGGCGCTGATCCGGCTCAACAACACCCTGGTGGGTTCCGGTCAGTTTGCGGCGGAATTCGATATCAAGAGCCGCGCGATCAAGGTCGAAACCTTCAAGGTCGGTACTGCCATGAGCGAGCGGGCCTTTGTGGCGGTGAGGCTGGCGTTGCTCAGTGGTCGTTCTCCGGAGATCAAGAAGCAACTCTCGCAAAACCTGTTGGCGGTGCTGCAGGACCTGTGCGAGTGGCCGGCCGGTGTCGAAGTGCAGTTGAGCGTGGAACTGCTCGACATCGACCGCGAGTCCTACAGCAAAGTCGCCATCGGCGTGTAAGACTCAGGCCGCCTCCAGCTCCGCGCAGGTCTTGATCACCTGCTCGCGCAGCCAGAGGTTGGCGCTGTCCTGGTCGACGTTGTGGCTCCACTGCATGTCGAGGGTGAACCCCGGCAGGCCATTGGGGGCCTCGCAGTGATTGAACACCGCGTCGTTGGTCAGCAAGCGCTGGATCCGCCGGGGCAGGGTGAGGATGAAATCCGTGCCGGTGATCATCTTCAACGCTGCGCTGTAGCTGTTGGAACGGGCGACGATCTGGCGCTTCTGCGCCTGCCTTGCCAGCCAGCCATCGACCATGTTGGTGGTGGACGTCCAGGGCGTCGGGAACACATGCCGGCGTTCGGTGAAGGCTTGCAGGCTGAGGCGCGGCTCCAGCGGCGTTGCACGTTTGTCGAAGACGCAGACCAGATCATCCTCCAGCAGCATTCGCGATTTCAGGTCGGTATGGCTGCGGTGGAAGTGCGGGCCGAAACAGATCACCAGGTCGAGGCTGCCATCGCGCAACTCTTGCGCCGGCACGTCGGTTTCGAACTTGTGCATGTTGACCATCACCGGCAGATCGTCGAAGTCAAAACGCTTCAGCATGCGCGGCAGGATCAGCTGTTCGAAGTATTCCGGGGCGCAGATGTTGAAGGTCACCGGTTGCGCCATCGGGTCGAAGGTCGGGGCGCCGGCGTGGCACAGGTTGATGCTTTCGAGGATTTTCTGCACATGGCCATACATGCTGCTGGCCTTGTAGGTCGGGCGCATGCCCGTGCGGGTGTTGACGAACAATTCGTCTTCAAAACTGGTACGCAGTTTCTTCAGGCAGTAACTGACGGTGGACTGACTGACGAACAGCGCCTCCGACACATCGGTGACGCTGCTTTGCTCATACACGGCGACAAACACCATGAGATCCTGCATGTCGAGCTTTCTAAGCAAGTTACTGTTCAGCATCCGTTCTGTCTCGCTGTGCTCCTTGCGCCGAATCCGCGCAAACGTGTGCGCATGATCGTAACGGAACGATGGTGCCAGGAGAAAGCCCTGTAGGATTTTTCACGGACAGTTGTGGGACAGAAAGTTTTAGTAATACGACGTGTCAAAACGATCCTGTAAAAGATGGCCAGAAGCCTTTAGCCAGAGGGGTGAAGCACCGTGCACAACGCCCGATCAGTGAAAGTGCCGGGCGTATTGCCGAGGGTCGAAACGCAGCACGATCAGCAGCATGACCACCATCACCGCGGTCAGCGACCACCAGGCCCATTCGAAGCTGCCCAGTCGATCACGGATCACCCCGGCCAGCAGCGGCGACAGGCCGGCAATCAGGTAGCCGATGCCTTGCACGAACGCGGTCAGCCCGCCGGCGCGCTGCGGGTTGTCGAGGTGATCGAGGGAGACGATCAGGCTCATCGGAAACAACCCGCCAATCCCCAGGCCCAGCAGGCACGGCCACAACAGGCTCAGGTATTGCGGGCTGAGAATCAAGCCGCAGAACCCGGCAATGATCAGCACCAACAGGGCACCCAGCACCAGGCGTCGGTCACGGCTGCGGTTGGCGATAGCGGGAACCACCAGACCGGAAATTACCTCCATGGCCGTCAGAAAACCCAACAGCAGACCGGCGTTCTGTTCGCTCCAGCCGTTTTCCACGTAGTACGGCGCCAACCACGCGAGCACACAGGTGTAGGACGCTGTCCCCAGACCGAAGAAGATGGCGAGCAACCAGGCGCGGGAATGGGTGAAGAAGGCCTCTTTTCTCACTGTACTGGTCGCGATGGGCGGTGCGTCATCGCGTTGTGACAACCAGAACAGCAACGCGAGCAGCGCCAGTACCGCCCAGATCGCCAGCCCTGCCCGCCAGCTGCCGGTACCGAGCATCACCTGAGGTGCGAACGAAGCGGCCAGCGCGGCACCGCCCATGATCGACGTGACATACAAGCCCATGCACAGCGCCACGTTGTCGGGAAACCGCGATTTGATCAGTGCCGGCATCAACGCCTGAATCAGCGCGATGCCGACCCCGGCGAGCACGGCGCTGATGATCAGTTGCACCGCCGAGTCGAGAAACAGCCGCGACAGCGTCGCCAGACCGATGATCAGCAACGACAGCAGCACCGTGCGCCGCTCGCCCAGACGATGGCTGATGCCGATTCCGAAAAACATCGCCAGCCCCATGGCCACCACCGGCAGCATGGTCAGCAGCGATGCCACGCTGAAGCTCAGCGGGATATCGCCGCGAATCGCCGACAGCAAAGGCCCGACGGCGGCCATCGACGGACGCAGGTTAAGGGCGACAAGGACGATACCGAGCATCAGCCAGACGGCGGGGCGGGCAGTGGCGCGAACGTTTTCCATCTTCAGACCTTTGAATCAGAGGCCGTCGATTAGGCGGGCGCGCTACCGGCGCCGGCAAATCAGAAAATCCCGAGGGGTATTTAAAAAGTCGATACGCCTACCGTGCGCTCTTCCGGAGCGAGCTGTAATTTTTTACTGAATCACACCTGACGAATGTTCAGGTTTCATGGTTATTTCATGAGCCAACTAATCGTTGGCTTCTTTTTCACAAAAAATTGATGGGGGGCTACGTAGAGTTTTCATTGCCCGGGTCAATGAAGTTTTCACAATTGGCCACGGCGCTTCTTTTCAGGAAATAGCCCCCCTCATATGTTGAAGTTAAAAGCCGTGCGCCCGGAATGGGTGACGTTGTTTGCCAGCGCCTTTCTTTTGATCGGATTCAATTTCGTACTTTGGCAACATCTCCTCGAGATCACCGCTGCCGACGGCATCGCCATGGGCATTGCGTTCGGGGTGATGATCTTCTCGGCCTACAACATCGTGCTGACCTTTCTGGCGTTTCGCCCGGTATTGAAACCGGTGTTGATGGCGCTGTTTCTGATCAGTGCCGGCGTGGCTTATTTCATGAGTCAGTATGGCGTGATGATTGACGCCGGCATGTTTCGCAACTTCGCTGAAACCAATGCAACGGAAGTTCGTGATCTGCTGTCGTTGAAGTTTTTCGTTTATCTATTGTTTTTGGGTGTATTGCCGTCGTGGTTGTTGTGGAAGTTGCCTGTTGACTATCGTCGCTGGCATCGAGAGTTATTAAGCAAAGTTGTGGTGTGTGCAGCATCGGTCGCCGTGATTGGTGGCGTGGCACTGGCCAACTATCAGGGCTTGTCTTCGCTGTTTCGCAACCACCACGAATTGCGCCTGATGCTGGTGCCGAGCAACTACATCGGTGCATCGGCCGGCTATCTGCGTGAGCAGGTGGTATCCGCCCAGCAACCGTTCATCAAGATCGGCGAAGACGCCCAGCGTAACCCTGCACTGCAAAACCGTCCGCGCAAGTCGCTGACCGTGCTGGTGGTAGGGGAAAGTGCCCGGGCGGAGAACTTCGGCATCCTCGGCTACAACCGCGACACCACGCCGAAACTGGACAAGGAGGCCGGCCTGATCGCGTTCACCGACGTGCATTCCTGCGGTACGGAAACAGCCGTCTCGGTGCCGTGCATGTTCTCCAACATGAGTCGCCAGGACTACGACGCCAGCAAGGCGAAAAATCAGGAAGGGCTGCTGGACGTGCTCAAGCGCGCCGGCATCGATGTGATCTGGCGCGACAACCAGTCGGGCTGCAAGGGCACCTGCGACCGCGTCACCCTGCAGGACGTCAGCAACCTGAAAGACCCGGCCCTGTGCGCCAACAGCGAATGCCGCGACGAAATCCTCCTGCAAGGCCTGCAGAGTTTCATCGATCACCTGGACAAGGACACCGTGCTGGTGCTGCACCAGATGGGCAGCCACGGCCCGGAATACTTCAAGCGGTACCCGAAGGAATACGAACACTTCACGCCGGTGTGTGAAAGCAACGCGCTGAACAATTGCAGCCGCGAAAGCATCGTCAACGGTTACGACAACACGCTGGTGTACACCGACCATGTGCTGTCGAGCCTGATCGATGTCTTGCGCAGCAATCAGGAAAAAGTCGATACCGCCATGCTGTACCTCTCCGATCACGGCGAGTCCCTGGGTGAGTACAACCTGTTCCTGCACGGCACGCCGTACATGCTTGCGCCGGAACAGCAGAAACATGTGGCGATGCTGGCCTGGTTCTCCGACAGCTATCAGAAGTCCTATTCGGTCGACACGCATTGCCTGCAATTGAGCCGCGACAAACCGTTGAGCCAGGACAACCTGTTCCATTCGATGCTCGGTCTGCTGGAAGTACAGAGCAAGGTCTATCAGCACGATCTGGACCTGTTTGCTGGTTGCCGTGGTGCGGTCATCGACGGCGTATTGGCCAAGGACTGATCCGTCGGAATTGTTCTGTAAGACTATTCTTGCTGGCAGGCAGGAGATTTCATCAACGCTCTTGCCCTGCACAGGCGCGGAAAGCGCCGGTGGCGATATATACTGCGCGCCATTCTTGAAGGGAGAGCCGTGTGGCCATCGATATTCACTGGATTCGCGACAACGATAGCCTCGCGCAGTTTTGCGCCGAGTGGCAGCAGCTGCCTTTCGTTGCCCTCGACACCGAATTCATGCGGGTCGACACCTTCTACCCGATTGCCGGCCTGTTGCAGGTCGGCGACGGCAAACGCGCCTATCTGATCGACCCGCTGACCATTGACGCCTGGCAACCGCTGGCGGCGTTGCTGGAAAACCCGGCGGTGCTCAAGGTTCTGCACGCTTGCAGCGAAGACCTCGAAGTCCTGTTGCGCCTGACCGGCAGCCTGCCGGCGCCGTTGTTCGACACGCAACTGGCCGCCGCTTATCTGAACCTCGGGTTCTCGATGGGCTATTCGCGTCTGGTGCAGGAAGTGCTCGGCATCGAACTGCCGAAGGGCGAAACCCGTTCCGACTGGTTGCAGCGTCCGTTGTCCGACACGCAAATCAGCTATGCCGCCGAAGACGCCGTGCATCTGGCGGAAGTTTTCGTACAGCTGCGTCCGAAGCTGTCCGACGACAAATATGCCTGGGTGCTGGAGGACGGTGCCGAACTGGTCGCCAACCTGCGTCGCGAGACCGATCCGTATGAGGTGTATCGCGAGGCGAAACTGGCGTGGAAACTCTCCCGCGCGCAACTCGCCGTTCTGCGCGAGCTGTGCGCCTGGCGTGAGCGCGAGGCTCGCGCCCGCGACCTGCCGCGCAACCGTATCGTCCGTGAGCATTCGCTGTGGCCGCTGGCCCGCACGCAACCGGACAACCTCAGCGCGCTGGGCAAGATCGAAGACATGCACCCGCGTACCGTGCGTCAGGACGGCGAGTTTCTGCTTGATCTGATCAAGCGCTCTGGCAGTGTGGGGCCTGATCAGTGGCCGCCAGCCGTGCCGGAGCCGCTGCCGATCGAAGCCGCCGCGCTGATCAAACAGCTGCGTGCCCTGGGCCAGGCCGAGGCCGAGCGTCTGGGCATCGCGCCGGAACTGATGCTGCGCAAGAAAACCCTCGAAGCGCTGGTCAAAAGCGGCTTCCCCGAGGGGCCTTACCAATTGCCTGATTCGCTGCGTGGCTGGCGCCGCGAGTTGATGGGCCAGAAGCTGCTCGACAGCCTGGCCACTGCCGGAGAACAGCCTTGAAACGTATTTGCTCCATTTACCAAAGTTCGAAGAAAAGCGGCATGTACCTTTACGTGCTCAAGAGTGATGCTCTGGAGCGTGTGCCGGAAGGCCTGATGGCGGCGTTCGGCAAGGCGAAGCACTCCTTCGATCTGGTGCTGACCCCCGAGCGCAAGCTGGCCAGCGAAGACATCGCCGTCGTCCTGGAGAACCTCGACAAGCAGGGTTACCACCTGCAGATGCCGCCGGCCGAGGAAGAGTACATCGAGCACTTGCCGGAAGAGTTGCTGCGACGCAACGACCCGGTTTGACCTGCGAGGCCCGGTCCCGGGCCTCTTGTAATCCTTGGAACTGTTTTTACGGCGACGACTGCCACGAAGTGGGCGGCCGTCTGCACGGTTTGCGAAAGGTTTGAAGATGCGCGTTCTGATTGCTGAACACGACCACGCGATATACGCCCGGCTGCTGCGTCAGGCGGCCCCGGAGCTTGAAGTGCTGACCAGCGGTGACTCCGCCGAACTGGCTCGCCAGGCCGTCGATTGCCCGGTGTGGCTGGGGCAGCCGGATCTGCTGGCGACCCTGCTGCGTCAGGGCCACCAGCCACAATGGCTGCAATCGACCTGGGCCGGCATCACGCCGCTGCTGGCCGACGGCCTGCGCCGGGATTACCGCCTGACCCGGGCGGTCGGCATTTTCGGGCAGGTGATGGCCGAGTACGTGCTCACCTACATGCTCGGTCACGAGCGCGAAGTGCTGGCGCGGCTGGTCAGCCAGGTCGAGCGCAAATGGGACAATCGCACCGGCCAGAGCCTGGTCGGGCGCAAGGTGCTGATCGTCGGCACCGGTGATATTGGCCAGAGCGTCGCGCAGTTCCTGCGGCCATTCGGTGTCGAGTTGTACGGCATCGCCAGCAGCGCCCGGGAGCAGGCGCCGTTTGTCGAAGTCGGTTCGATGGCGGACCTGCCACGGCTGGTGGGTGAAGTGGATTACGTGGTCAATCTGCTGCCCAACACCGAGCACACTCACGACATTTACGACGCGGCGCTGTTCAAGCAATTCAAGCCGACCGGGTTGTTCATCAACGCCGGGCGCGGTGTGGTGGTGGTCGATGCGGATCTGGTGGAGGCGCTGAAGGAAGGCCATCTGGCCGGCGCGGTGATCGACGTCTGCCGTCAGGAACCGCTGCCGCAACGCCATCCGTTCTGGACCGCGTGGGGCCTTCTGTTGACCGGGCACAGCTCGGCACCGACCTCGCCGCCGATGATGGTGCAGTTGTTTCTGGATAATTTGCGGGCGTATCAGGCGGGAGAAGCGTTGCGTGGGGAAGTGGATTTCGCACGCGGTTACTGATTCGCCGCGATAAAAACTGTGGGAGCAAACTTGCTCCCACAGTTCGTTTTGCAGTGTGGCTTACAGGGTGAAATCCCCTTCAGCCGCCAGCTCGCTCAGCGGACGACGCGGGCTCGGCGTTTCCCGCGCTTGCAGGTAATCCGCCAGGGTTGCCTTGTCACCCAGCTTGCCCACCGCAACGGCGGCGTGCAGCGCATAACCTTGCGGAATGTTCAGCTCCTTGCGGGTCAGCTCCTGATCGAAGCCGGCCATGCCGTGGGTGTGCCAGCCGCTCAGGCTCGCTTGCAACGCCAGATGGCCCCACGCGGAACCGGTGTCGAAGGTGTGCCACAGCGCCGGTGTTTCTTCGGTCGCGCCCGGTGCGGTAAAGGTGGTTTTCGAAATCACGATCACCAATGCCGAAGCGTGCTGCGCCCAGCTACGGTTGAATTCATTGAGCAGGCCCAGGTAACGCTCCCAGTTCGGCGTGTCGCGACGGGCGTAGAGAAAACGCCACGGCTGCGAGTTGTACGCCGAGGGTGCCCAGCGCGCGGCTTCGAAGAAGCTCAGCAGGGTTTCCTCGGAAATCGCTTCGCCGGTAAAGGCGCGGGGCGACCAGCGATCGGTGAACTGCGGGTGAATGGCGTATTCGGCAACGCGAGGGTTGGCACTCATCGAGAGATTCCTTGCTACGTTTGAGGATAGGTTTGAAGCAAAACCCGGCGGGATCAGTTGGGCTGAACGATGGGGGTTGAATCCGAAGCCGTGCAGTTCACCGGAATGCAACGCGGTCGAGCGTTAATGGCATCCAGCCAGGGCTTCTTGAGAACGGCAAAGCTACTTGGCCGCGCAAAAACTGACAAGTCCTGCACAACCGGCAGTCGCCAGCGCTTGGCCCACGGGGCCCTGGGCACTAGACTGGCGGCCTTTTCACCACCTGATGTTGATGCTTGAGCCATGGCCGCCAAAGTCGAACCGTTCTGGAAACGCAAAACCCTCGATCAACTGGATCACGAGGAATGGGAATCGCTGTGCGACGGATGTGGCCTGTGCTGCCTGCAGAAGCTCGAGGATGAAGAAGACAACAGCGTCTATTACACGCGCATCGCCTGCAAACTGCTGGACCTGAAAACCTGTCAGTGCAGCGATTACCCGAACCGCATCAAGTTTGTCCCGGACTGCATCCAGCTCACCCCGGGCCAGGCCGAAGAATTCAAATGGCTGCCGCCGACCTGCGGTTATCGACTGGTCAGCGAAGGCAAGGACCTGCCGTTGTGGCATCACCTGGTCTGCGGTGATCGCGACGCCGTGCACCACGAGCGGATTTCCCAGTCCGGGCGCATGCTCGCCGAAGGCAGCGTGCCGGAAGACGATTGGGAAGATCACCTGATTTTCCGCGCCGGCTAAGCCCCTCGAGGATCCAGGCCTCGAGGATCGAGTTTCAACAAGGAGTGTGTATGGCTGTGGGATTGCGCCGGACGCTGATCGTCGGACTGCTGATGCTGAGCGCGCCGGTGTGGGCGGCAAAGAAGGTCGATCTGGATTACCGCGTGCGCCTGTTGCCGCAAAGCGATCAGGCGGAAGTGCGCTTGACCCTGGCCAAGGGCGAGGCCGTGCGCAGTCTGGATTTCGACCTCGGCGACGGCAGCCACTACAGCGACTTCAAGGCCGACGGCCAATGGCAACTGACGCCGGGCCAGCAGGCGCGCGGTGTGTGGCGCCCGACGCCGGACAAGGCCAGCCTGACCTATCGCGTACGCATCAGCCACGGCCGCAAGAACGGCAGCTTCGACACCCGCATGACCCCGACCTGGGCGCTGATGCGCGGCGATGAACTGGTGCCGCCGGCGAAGCTCGATCAGCAGGATGGCATCGAACTGGTCTCTCGCCTGCAATTCGATCTGCCCGACGGCTGGAAAAGCGTCGAAACCGCCTGGCCGCGTATCGGCAAGAACAAATTCCGCATCGACAATCCGTCCCGTCTGTTCGACCGGCCCACGGGCTGGGTGCTCGCCGGACACCTCGGCAGCCGCCGCACGCGATTGGGTGAAACCGAAGTCACCGTGGCGTCGCCCCAAGGGCAGGGCATGCGCCGGATGGACGTGCTGACGCTGCTGACGTTCGTCTGGCCGCAGGTGCAAGCGGTGTATCCGCGCCATCCGGGCAAACTGCTGATCGTCGGTGCCAACGACCCGATGTGGCGCGGCAGCCTCGCGGCGCGGGAGTCGATCTACCTCAACACGCGGTTGCCGCTGGTCAGCGAGAGCGGCAGCAGCCCTTTGGTCCGGGAATTGGCGCAGGTGTTCGGGCGGATCAACGACGAGCAGCGCAGTGACTGGATCAAGGAAGGGTTCGCCGAGTATTACGCCGTCGAACTGGTGCGTCGTGCTGGTGGCATGAGCGACGAACGTTATCAGGCTTATCAGGTGAAACTGGCGAAGGACAGCCAGAAAGTGTCGACGTTGCGCGGCGAGCAGATCAGCCCGGCGCAGGTCTCCAAAGCGGTTCTGCTGTTACAGGAACTGGATCGCGAGATCCGTCTGAAGACCCGCAACAAGCGCTCGCTGGATGATGTGCTGCGCGGGGCGATGCATCTGGGGACGGTGGATACCAAGGCATTTGTGCAACTCGCCGAGAGTGTCATCGGCGAGTCGTCCAAGGTGCTTGATTCCGGGTTGCTTCAGTAGCGATCAGACCCCGGCTTTAGGCGACTTCACCGAATCATTGCCGGTCACGGTGGCGGTCTTGGTCGCCGCTTCGGCATTGGCTTTGAGCTTGCTCAGCTCTTCACCGGCGCGCTCGATCTTCGTGCGCACGTTGTTCATGTCCTGACGGCTTTTCTCCAGCAGGCTTTTTATCGAACTGTGGCCTGTGATGCCACGGGCCATGGCCACGCCGCCAATTGCCACCTGGATCAGACCGAACACGCCGCCACGGCGCAGGCCCTTGCCGACCATGATCACGCCGCCGGCCAGCGAGCCGATGCGCTCCCAGCCTTCGACGTTCTGTTCGGAACGGGTCTGGAACGGGGTGGATTCGATACGCTCGACGCGTTTGAGCTCGGTCATGATCTTTCTCCAGGCAATGAGTGATGG
This genomic window from Pseudomonas kribbensis contains:
- a CDS encoding 5-carboxymethyl-2-hydroxymuconate Delta-isomerase, which produces MPHLHMEYTANLPQLNADVALIRLNNTLVGSGQFAAEFDIKSRAIKVETFKVGTAMSERAFVAVRLALLSGRSPEIKKQLSQNLLAVLQDLCEWPAGVEVQLSVELLDIDRESYSKVAIGV
- a CDS encoding phosphoethanolamine transferase, with translation MLKLKAVRPEWVTLFASAFLLIGFNFVLWQHLLEITAADGIAMGIAFGVMIFSAYNIVLTFLAFRPVLKPVLMALFLISAGVAYFMSQYGVMIDAGMFRNFAETNATEVRDLLSLKFFVYLLFLGVLPSWLLWKLPVDYRRWHRELLSKVVVCAASVAVIGGVALANYQGLSSLFRNHHELRLMLVPSNYIGASAGYLREQVVSAQQPFIKIGEDAQRNPALQNRPRKSLTVLVVGESARAENFGILGYNRDTTPKLDKEAGLIAFTDVHSCGTETAVSVPCMFSNMSRQDYDASKAKNQEGLLDVLKRAGIDVIWRDNQSGCKGTCDRVTLQDVSNLKDPALCANSECRDEILLQGLQSFIDHLDKDTVLVLHQMGSHGPEYFKRYPKEYEHFTPVCESNALNNCSRESIVNGYDNTLVYTDHVLSSLIDVLRSNQEKVDTAMLYLSDHGESLGEYNLFLHGTPYMLAPEQQKHVAMLAWFSDSYQKSYSVDTHCLQLSRDKPLSQDNLFHSMLGLLEVQSKVYQHDLDLFAGCRGAVIDGVLAKD
- a CDS encoding low temperature requirement protein A, giving the protein MSISRGLLRGRGSLDSGKVGMVELFFDLVFVFAVTQLSHTLLAHLSMIGAVQVTLMMVAVWWVWIFTSWITNWLDPEKLPVRLGLFGLMIAGLLLSSSIPKAFTERGLMFAAAFVFMQVGRTLFAIWAVRGESLNMTRNFQRILAWLTLSGVFWIGGALVEGEQRLLCWALALLIELISPSLYFWVPGLGRSSLSDWNVEGNHMAERCALFVIIALGESLLVTGATFAELTPGRDGLLAFLVAVLGSIAMWWVYFDSGAERAHHRIAHSTDPGRQARIAYTYLHVLIVAGVIVSAVADELVLVHPDHASDAGIVVIIAGPWLFLLGNALFKWVMADRPFPPLSHVFGLVVLTLLLPPALNHWFSALALGALTTAVVVLVAIWETLALRRELPVPVSEKAAGE
- a CDS encoding YgaP family membrane protein, producing the protein MTELKRVERIESTPFQTRSEQNVEGWERIGSLAGGVIMVGKGLRRGGVFGLIQVAIGGVAMARGITGHSSIKSLLEKSRQDMNNVRTKIERAGEELSKLKANAEAATKTATVTGNDSVKSPKAGV
- a CDS encoding D-2-hydroxyacid dehydrogenase, with the translated sequence MRVLIAEHDHAIYARLLRQAAPELEVLTSGDSAELARQAVDCPVWLGQPDLLATLLRQGHQPQWLQSTWAGITPLLADGLRRDYRLTRAVGIFGQVMAEYVLTYMLGHEREVLARLVSQVERKWDNRTGQSLVGRKVLIVGTGDIGQSVAQFLRPFGVELYGIASSAREQAPFVEVGSMADLPRLVGEVDYVVNLLPNTEHTHDIYDAALFKQFKPTGLFINAGRGVVVVDADLVEALKEGHLAGAVIDVCRQEPLPQRHPFWTAWGLLLTGHSSAPTSPPMMVQLFLDNLRAYQAGEALRGEVDFARGY
- a CDS encoding cyanate transporter, which codes for MENVRATARPAVWLMLGIVLVALNLRPSMAAVGPLLSAIRGDIPLSFSVASLLTMLPVVAMGLAMFFGIGISHRLGERRTVLLSLLIIGLATLSRLFLDSAVQLIISAVLAGVGIALIQALMPALIKSRFPDNVALCMGLYVTSIMGGAALAASFAPQVMLGTGSWRAGLAIWAVLALLALLFWLSQRDDAPPIATSTVRKEAFFTHSRAWLLAIFFGLGTASYTCVLAWLAPYYVENGWSEQNAGLLLGFLTAMEVISGLVVPAIANRSRDRRLVLGALLVLIIAGFCGLILSPQYLSLLWPCLLGLGIGGLFPMSLIVSLDHLDNPQRAGGLTAFVQGIGYLIAGLSPLLAGVIRDRLGSFEWAWWSLTAVMVVMLLIVLRFDPRQYARHFH
- a CDS encoding YcgL domain-containing protein gives rise to the protein MKRICSIYQSSKKSGMYLYVLKSDALERVPEGLMAAFGKAKHSFDLVLTPERKLASEDIAVVLENLDKQGYHLQMPPAEEEYIEHLPEELLRRNDPV
- a CDS encoding nitroreductase family protein, translating into MSANPRVAEYAIHPQFTDRWSPRAFTGEAISEETLLSFFEAARWAPSAYNSQPWRFLYARRDTPNWERYLGLLNEFNRSWAQHASALVIVISKTTFTAPGATEETPALWHTFDTGSAWGHLALQASLSGWHTHGMAGFDQELTRKELNIPQGYALHAAVAVGKLGDKATLADYLQARETPSPRRPLSELAAEGDFTL
- a CDS encoding LysR family transcriptional regulator produces the protein MLNSNLLRKLDMQDLMVFVAVYEQSSVTDVSEALFVSQSTVSYCLKKLRTSFEDELFVNTRTGMRPTYKASSMYGHVQKILESINLCHAGAPTFDPMAQPVTFNICAPEYFEQLILPRMLKRFDFDDLPVMVNMHKFETDVPAQELRDGSLDLVICFGPHFHRSHTDLKSRMLLEDDLVCVFDKRATPLEPRLSLQAFTERRHVFPTPWTSTTNMVDGWLARQAQKRQIVARSNSYSAALKMITGTDFILTLPRRIQRLLTNDAVFNHCEAPNGLPGFTLDMQWSHNVDQDSANLWLREQVIKTCAELEAA
- the rnd gene encoding ribonuclease D, yielding MAIDIHWIRDNDSLAQFCAEWQQLPFVALDTEFMRVDTFYPIAGLLQVGDGKRAYLIDPLTIDAWQPLAALLENPAVLKVLHACSEDLEVLLRLTGSLPAPLFDTQLAAAYLNLGFSMGYSRLVQEVLGIELPKGETRSDWLQRPLSDTQISYAAEDAVHLAEVFVQLRPKLSDDKYAWVLEDGAELVANLRRETDPYEVYREAKLAWKLSRAQLAVLRELCAWREREARARDLPRNRIVREHSLWPLARTQPDNLSALGKIEDMHPRTVRQDGEFLLDLIKRSGSVGPDQWPPAVPEPLPIEAAALIKQLRALGQAEAERLGIAPELMLRKKTLEALVKSGFPEGPYQLPDSLRGWRRELMGQKLLDSLATAGEQP
- a CDS encoding YcgN family cysteine cluster protein, with the protein product MAAKVEPFWKRKTLDQLDHEEWESLCDGCGLCCLQKLEDEEDNSVYYTRIACKLLDLKTCQCSDYPNRIKFVPDCIQLTPGQAEEFKWLPPTCGYRLVSEGKDLPLWHHLVCGDRDAVHHERISQSGRMLAEGSVPEDDWEDHLIFRAG